A genomic region of Salinibacterium sp. NK8237 contains the following coding sequences:
- a CDS encoding aldose 1-epimerase family protein translates to MSTPTGTQYIISRDTEQGEARATITELAASLREFSIGGVDLVESYAETAMPPFADGIVLVPWPNRIEDGTWMLEGEPQHLDITERDRNNAIHGLLRNTGYSLVERTESSVTLEATVFPQHGYPFHLHTTVRYELVEDGLRVSHTATNLSDAAAPYALGTHPFFKIGDTPIAELTLTMTAATRFESNERNIPTNEVAVSGTGFDLSGGRLVGELDLDTAFGGIEVVNGVAARLTAPDGREIRVTVDDKFDFVQLFTPRNFPTLTGVGQVVAIEPMTAAPNAFNTGRGLLWLEPGVEFAASWGVEYSA, encoded by the coding sequence GTGAGCACGCCTACCGGAACCCAGTACATCATTTCTCGCGACACTGAGCAGGGCGAGGCGCGAGCGACGATCACGGAACTTGCTGCGTCATTGCGGGAGTTCAGCATTGGCGGTGTTGATCTCGTGGAATCCTACGCTGAGACTGCGATGCCACCGTTTGCCGACGGCATCGTGTTGGTGCCGTGGCCGAACCGCATCGAAGACGGCACGTGGATGCTCGAAGGCGAACCACAACACCTCGACATCACCGAACGCGATCGCAACAACGCGATCCACGGTTTGTTGCGCAACACGGGCTACTCGCTCGTCGAGCGCACCGAAAGCTCAGTCACACTCGAGGCAACAGTGTTCCCGCAGCATGGCTACCCGTTTCACCTGCACACCACGGTGCGTTACGAACTCGTCGAGGACGGTCTGCGCGTCAGCCACACCGCCACGAACCTGTCGGATGCCGCAGCCCCGTACGCGCTCGGAACGCACCCCTTCTTCAAGATCGGTGACACTCCCATCGCGGAGCTGACTCTCACGATGACCGCCGCCACTCGCTTCGAATCGAACGAGCGCAACATCCCGACTAACGAAGTCGCTGTTTCCGGTACCGGGTTTGATCTCAGCGGTGGTCGCCTCGTCGGAGAGCTCGATCTCGACACGGCGTTCGGCGGTATTGAGGTTGTCAACGGTGTTGCTGCACGCCTCACCGCGCCAGACGGTCGCGAAATTCGCGTCACCGTTGATGACAAGTTCGACTTCGTACAGCTGTTCACGCCCCGCAACTTCCCGACCCTCACCGGCGTCGGCCAGGTTGTCGCCATCGAACCGATGACGGCTGCGCCCAACGCGTTCAACACCGGCCGCGGACTGCTGTGGCTGGAGCCCGGCGTTGAGTTCGCGGCGAGTTGGGGTGTCGAGTACTCAGCATGA
- a CDS encoding galactokinase family protein: MSDIRDDVLYDFEAVFGHPAAGVWSAPGRLTLLGTPDSPETDAELAIAINRRTVLAAGPSPDRTVRIASALVDEMVTVDLDELATTAVEGWSRSALTIVHEVMASSADPSALSGVDVFIDTTIPVGAGMGSSSALEAALALALTDLWSLGEHIAHLPEHPDVAASVFALDDHALVRLEGETRPEPLPLDWKTAGLELLVIDTDAPTADELDTATADDEVRRTLHTITENQRVRDAALAIRDETPRLLGALLDASQASLRDDYGISTTEIDLAVETALASGALGARMLGRPFSGVAVALVDTDTASRVRVALDGAFAEHALGQPTVTEVLPSLGALRDR, encoded by the coding sequence ATGTCAGATATTCGCGATGACGTTCTTTATGACTTCGAGGCCGTGTTCGGTCACCCCGCCGCCGGCGTCTGGTCGGCCCCCGGTCGCCTCACGCTGCTCGGCACTCCCGATAGCCCCGAGACGGATGCCGAACTCGCCATCGCGATCAACCGCCGCACCGTGCTCGCCGCCGGCCCCAGCCCTGACCGCACCGTGCGCATCGCGAGCGCTCTCGTCGACGAAATGGTCACGGTGGATCTCGACGAGCTAGCCACGACCGCGGTAGAAGGCTGGAGCCGCAGTGCGCTGACCATTGTGCACGAAGTGATGGCGTCATCCGCTGATCCGAGCGCCCTGAGTGGTGTCGACGTCTTCATCGACACGACCATTCCCGTCGGCGCTGGCATGGGGTCGTCGTCGGCGCTGGAGGCCGCGCTTGCGCTTGCGCTCACCGATCTGTGGAGCCTGGGCGAACACATCGCCCACCTGCCCGAGCACCCCGACGTTGCCGCGAGCGTCTTTGCGCTCGACGACCACGCCCTCGTGCGGCTCGAAGGCGAAACCCGCCCCGAGCCACTCCCTCTCGACTGGAAAACCGCAGGCCTTGAACTGCTGGTGATCGACACCGATGCGCCAACCGCCGACGAACTTGACACCGCAACAGCGGATGATGAAGTGCGTCGCACGCTCCACACCATTACCGAAAACCAGCGGGTCCGCGACGCGGCTCTCGCCATTCGCGATGAGACCCCGCGGCTCTTGGGCGCGCTACTCGACGCGTCGCAGGCGAGCCTGCGTGACGACTACGGAATCTCCACCACCGAAATTGACCTCGCCGTAGAAACCGCTCTGGCATCCGGAGCATTAGGAGCACGGATGCTCGGCCGCCCGTTTAGCGGAGTGGCCGTTGCCCTCGTCGACACCGACACCGCATCGCGCGTGCGCGTTGCTCTCGATGGCGCCTTCGCCGAGCATGCCCTGGGCCAGCCGACCGTCACCGAGGTGCTGCCCTCGCTCGGAGCACTACGCGACCGCTAG
- a CDS encoding bifunctional methylenetetrahydrofolate dehydrogenase/methenyltetrahydrofolate cyclohydrolase, which yields MTAVKLDGVATATAVKNELRVRVDALKARGITPGLGTLLVGDDPGSRSYVAGKHRDCAEVGIESIRVDLPATASADEVRDAIVALNENPAVTGYIIQLPLPAGLDENAMLELMDPAKDADGLHPTNLGRLVLGVGTKLDSPLPCTPAGIVEMLERYDVPIAGKHVVVVGRGLTVGRPIGLLLTRKGLDATVTLTHSRTTQLETHVRQADIVVAAVGSAGLIRPEWIKPGAAVLDVGITRVIDEETGKGRLVGDVDPGVADVAGYLSPMPGGVGPMTRAMLVKNVVDAAERL from the coding sequence ATGACCGCAGTAAAGCTTGATGGTGTCGCTACGGCCACCGCCGTAAAGAACGAACTGCGCGTGCGCGTGGATGCCCTGAAGGCTCGCGGCATCACTCCGGGCCTCGGCACCCTTCTCGTGGGCGACGACCCCGGAAGCCGTTCCTATGTCGCCGGCAAGCACCGCGACTGTGCCGAAGTGGGCATCGAATCTATTCGCGTCGATCTGCCGGCCACGGCATCCGCTGACGAAGTTCGGGATGCCATTGTTGCGTTGAACGAAAACCCTGCCGTCACCGGTTACATCATTCAGCTGCCGCTGCCCGCCGGTCTCGATGAGAACGCGATGCTCGAACTCATGGACCCCGCCAAAGATGCGGATGGGCTGCACCCCACCAACCTCGGTCGTCTCGTGCTTGGCGTGGGCACGAAGCTCGATTCGCCGCTGCCCTGCACCCCGGCCGGAATCGTCGAAATGCTCGAACGCTACGACGTTCCCATCGCGGGCAAGCACGTTGTCGTTGTCGGTCGCGGCCTCACTGTCGGCCGCCCGATTGGCCTGCTCCTCACCCGCAAGGGACTGGATGCCACGGTCACCCTCACCCATTCCCGCACGACCCAGTTGGAGACCCACGTTCGCCAAGCGGACATCGTGGTTGCTGCTGTCGGCTCTGCTGGCCTTATTCGCCCCGAGTGGATCAAGCCGGGAGCAGCTGTTCTCGATGTCGGAATCACTCGCGTCATCGACGAAGAAACCGGCAAGGGCCGCCTCGTCGGAGACGTTGACCCCGGCGTTGCTGACGTCGCCGGCTACCTCTCGCCCATGCCGGGCGGCGTTGGCCCGATGACTCGCGCGATGCTCGTGAAGAACGTCGTCGACGCGGCCGAACGGCTCTAA
- the glyA gene encoding serine hydroxymethyltransferase: MSTFLSPLSEVDPEIAAVLAQELDRQRNTLEMIASENFVPRAVLEAQGSVLTNKYAEGYPGRRYYGGCEFVDIAEKLAIDRAKSLFGSAFANVQPHSGASANAAVLSAIAKPGDRILGLSLDHGGHLTHGMRLNFSGKLYEAHAYGVNEETGVLDMADVRAKAIEVQPQVIIAGWSAYSRQLDFAEFRSIADEVGAVLWVDMAHFAGLVAAGLHPNPVPFADVVSSTVHKTIGGPRSGFILTNNVDIAKKINSNVFPGQQGGPLMHVIAAKATAFMLAASDDFKDRQERTLRGAKLLAERLVHDDMTELGIDVLTGGTDVHLVLVDLRKSELNGQEAEDLLHSVDITVNRNAVPADPRPPMVTSGLRIGTPALATRGFGDAEFTEVADIIAETLKPGADITALQLRARALADAFPLYEGLESPGSWA; the protein is encoded by the coding sequence GTGTCAACGTTCCTCTCGCCTCTCTCTGAGGTAGACCCTGAGATCGCTGCGGTGCTCGCTCAAGAGCTCGACCGTCAGCGCAACACTCTCGAGATGATCGCGAGTGAGAACTTCGTTCCGCGCGCTGTTCTTGAGGCGCAGGGTTCGGTTCTCACCAACAAATATGCCGAGGGTTACCCGGGGCGTCGCTACTACGGCGGCTGCGAATTTGTGGATATTGCCGAGAAGCTCGCCATCGATCGCGCCAAGAGCCTCTTCGGTTCCGCGTTCGCTAACGTTCAGCCCCACTCGGGGGCGTCGGCCAACGCCGCCGTTCTGTCGGCTATCGCTAAGCCCGGCGACCGCATCCTCGGTCTCTCGCTCGACCACGGCGGGCACCTCACTCACGGCATGCGCCTCAACTTCTCGGGCAAGCTCTACGAAGCTCACGCTTATGGTGTGAACGAAGAGACCGGCGTTCTTGATATGGCGGATGTTCGTGCCAAGGCCATTGAGGTTCAGCCGCAGGTCATCATCGCTGGGTGGTCGGCTTACTCGCGTCAGCTCGACTTTGCTGAGTTCCGTTCGATCGCCGATGAGGTTGGAGCAGTGCTCTGGGTCGACATGGCGCACTTCGCCGGACTCGTTGCCGCTGGTCTGCACCCGAACCCCGTTCCTTTTGCAGATGTCGTGTCCTCGACTGTTCACAAGACCATTGGTGGACCGCGCTCGGGCTTCATCCTCACGAACAACGTTGATATCGCCAAGAAGATCAACTCCAACGTGTTCCCCGGCCAGCAGGGCGGACCGCTCATGCACGTGATCGCCGCCAAGGCGACCGCATTCATGCTTGCGGCATCCGACGACTTCAAGGACCGCCAGGAGCGCACCCTTCGCGGCGCCAAGCTTCTTGCTGAGCGACTCGTTCACGACGACATGACTGAGCTCGGCATTGACGTACTCACGGGAGGCACCGACGTGCACCTCGTGCTCGTCGACCTGCGCAAGTCAGAACTCAACGGTCAAGAAGCCGAAGACCTGCTGCACTCGGTTGACATCACCGTCAACCGCAACGCTGTTCCTGCCGACCCGCGCCCGCCGATGGTGACCTCGGGTCTCCGCATCGGAACGCCAGCGTTGGCCACCCGCGGATTCGGTGACGCCGAATTCACCGAGGTTGCCGACATCATCGCCGAAACTCTCAAGCCCGGCGCCGACATTACCGCGTTGCAGCTTCGTGCCCGCGCGCTCGCCGATGCCTTCCCGCTCTATGAAGGACTCGAGAGCCCCGGTAGCTGGGCCTAA
- the nagA gene encoding N-acetylglucosamine-6-phosphate deacetylase: MSRRIIHSATLVSDGVQRDNAWVEFSGDSVASTGSGDSWRERADAATIVTDAEGDFLTPGFIDIHSHGANGVSFDDGPEAIATALAAHRSHGTTRSVLSLIGDCHEYLVERLTEVAELVRRDPLIVGSHLEGPFLNQEFRGAHNPATLRSPTRAEIEQLLAAAAGTLRQITLAPELAGGADAVAQFVAADVRVAVGHTAATYAETRAAFDAGASILTHAFNGMREIHHRAPGPVAAAFHSPGVTLEVINDGVHVHPDVVKMLFASAPGRIALITDAMSATCAGDGHYLLGSLDVTVTDGVARLTDGDSIAGSTLTMDAAVRRAVTEVGLSVPQAVSAATAVPARAIGREGDLGSLAPGFAADAVLLDADFKVRAVWAAGRELLRPEHPDA, translated from the coding sequence ATGTCTCGCCGTATTATCCACTCCGCAACGCTCGTGAGCGACGGTGTGCAGCGCGACAACGCCTGGGTCGAGTTCAGCGGCGACAGCGTTGCCTCCACCGGAAGCGGTGATTCCTGGCGCGAGCGCGCGGATGCCGCCACCATCGTCACCGACGCCGAAGGCGATTTTCTTACTCCTGGCTTCATCGACATCCACTCTCATGGCGCTAACGGTGTCTCTTTCGATGACGGGCCGGAGGCCATCGCTACGGCGCTTGCCGCCCACCGGAGCCATGGCACGACCCGCTCGGTTCTTTCGCTCATCGGCGATTGTCACGAGTACCTCGTCGAACGCTTGACCGAGGTCGCCGAGCTTGTTCGTCGCGATCCGCTCATCGTGGGCAGCCACCTTGAGGGCCCGTTCCTCAATCAGGAGTTTCGCGGTGCACACAATCCGGCCACACTGCGCAGCCCTACTAGGGCCGAGATCGAGCAGCTGTTGGCGGCCGCCGCCGGAACGCTGCGCCAGATCACGTTGGCCCCAGAACTTGCCGGCGGCGCCGACGCTGTCGCCCAATTTGTGGCTGCCGATGTACGCGTAGCTGTTGGCCACACTGCCGCTACCTACGCCGAAACTCGCGCCGCGTTTGACGCGGGAGCGAGCATTCTGACGCACGCCTTCAACGGCATGCGTGAGATCCACCACCGCGCTCCCGGTCCGGTGGCTGCCGCTTTCCACTCCCCCGGTGTCACGCTCGAGGTCATCAATGACGGCGTGCACGTGCATCCGGATGTCGTGAAAATGTTGTTCGCTTCGGCCCCCGGTCGCATCGCACTGATTACCGACGCGATGTCTGCGACGTGTGCGGGTGACGGTCACTACCTTCTCGGCTCACTCGATGTGACTGTGACCGATGGCGTTGCCCGACTCACCGACGGCGACTCGATTGCCGGTTCTACTCTCACGATGGATGCCGCGGTGCGCCGTGCTGTCACCGAAGTCGGGCTGAGCGTGCCCCAGGCTGTTTCCGCGGCTACCGCTGTGCCTGCCCGGGCGATAGGACGCGAGGGCGATCTGGGCTCGCTTGCTCCCGGATTCGCCGCCGACGCCGTGCTACTCGATGCCGACTTTAAGGTGCGGGCGGTGTGGGCTGCTGGTCGCGAATTGCTGCGGCCCGAGCATCCCGACGCCTGA
- a CDS encoding MFS transporter has translation MSTPRTSSSASSSQAFPWAGLFTLSALIFTSVTSEWLPTGLLPEIAAELAVSESQVGLLITIFAATVVISTAPLAALTRNQPRKKLVIIVLVVFVIGNLLAAAAPNYAVLVIARIIGGLSHGLFWAVVGAYSAHLVPPHQVGRAVAVTSAGATAAFVLGVPVGTALGHALGWRLAFVVIAIIIAALTIMVVRILPPVDHQQPLATGEISIPLRKDRSVPGVIYVCILVALVMLGHNLFYTYIVPYLIGPAGIDSGAVAGVLLIYGAAGALGLALAGMLVDRFPRSIIPVTVALVAMCAVLLALFPAEPAIMFVAIVVWGTAFGGVPAMMQTRLLQLASPRMRDVGSAYLTTSFNIGIGGGALVGGILLDSYGVISLPYVDAAILGVAVVFAIIGGEMLRRRDARAAAIRDQQPTPPAP, from the coding sequence ATGAGCACGCCACGCACTTCTTCATCAGCCTCGTCTTCTCAAGCATTTCCTTGGGCGGGGCTCTTCACCCTCTCGGCACTGATCTTCACCTCGGTCACCAGCGAATGGTTGCCCACCGGTTTGTTGCCTGAGATTGCCGCCGAGTTGGCGGTATCGGAGTCGCAGGTCGGGCTGCTCATCACGATCTTTGCGGCGACTGTCGTTATCTCCACGGCACCGCTGGCTGCCCTCACCCGCAACCAGCCGCGCAAGAAGCTCGTCATCATCGTTCTTGTTGTGTTTGTGATCGGCAATTTGCTCGCCGCCGCCGCGCCCAACTATGCGGTGCTCGTCATTGCTCGCATCATTGGTGGCCTTTCCCACGGACTGTTCTGGGCCGTGGTCGGTGCCTACTCTGCTCACCTCGTTCCGCCGCACCAGGTTGGTCGAGCCGTTGCCGTCACAAGCGCGGGTGCTACCGCCGCCTTCGTTCTCGGAGTGCCCGTGGGAACCGCTCTCGGTCACGCCCTCGGCTGGCGCCTCGCTTTCGTCGTGATCGCGATCATCATCGCCGCCCTCACCATCATGGTCGTGCGGATACTGCCGCCTGTCGATCACCAGCAGCCCCTCGCCACTGGCGAAATCTCGATCCCACTGCGAAAAGACCGGTCAGTTCCCGGCGTGATTTACGTGTGCATCCTGGTGGCTCTAGTGATGCTCGGCCACAACCTCTTCTACACCTACATCGTTCCGTACCTGATTGGCCCCGCAGGAATCGACAGCGGCGCTGTCGCCGGCGTTCTCCTCATTTACGGAGCAGCCGGGGCCCTCGGTCTCGCGCTCGCGGGAATGCTCGTTGACCGCTTCCCGCGCAGCATCATTCCCGTCACGGTGGCGCTCGTTGCAATGTGCGCCGTGCTGCTGGCCCTGTTCCCTGCCGAGCCCGCCATCATGTTCGTTGCCATCGTCGTGTGGGGAACCGCCTTCGGCGGTGTTCCCGCCATGATGCAAACACGACTCTTGCAACTGGCCTCACCCCGCATGCGGGACGTCGGCTCTGCATACCTCACGACCTCGTTCAACATCGGTATCGGTGGCGGCGCACTCGTAGGCGGCATCCTTCTCGACAGCTACGGCGTCATCTCATTGCCCTACGTTGACGCCGCGATCCTCGGCGTTGCCGTTGTCTTCGCGATCATCGGTGGCGAGATGCTCAGGCGTCGGGATGCTCGGGCCGCAGCAATTCGCGACCAGCAGCCCACACCGCCCGCACCTTAA
- the purU gene encoding formyltetrahydrofolate deformylase yields the protein MHWIVTLTCDDKPGIVHAISGAIVEAGGNITESQQFSSGDTGRFFMRLQVQSDAPREVFEQALAPVTERYAMEWQLDVVGRPLRTLVLASKAGHCVNDLLYRQRAGQLPIEMPLIMSNHPDLGSLAAFYEVPFESHTVTTPGQKLAFEDRILEVVEQHDIELVVLARYMQILSPELCAQLSGKIINIHHSFLPGFKGANPYKQAHARGVKLIGATAHFVTSDLDEGPIIEQNVVRVDHASTSSELRSIGQDEESRTLTQAVKWFAEDRVLLDGARTIIFR from the coding sequence ATGCACTGGATCGTAACCCTCACCTGCGACGACAAGCCCGGCATCGTTCATGCCATCAGTGGCGCCATTGTTGAGGCCGGCGGCAACATCACCGAATCGCAGCAATTCTCCAGTGGAGACACCGGTCGTTTCTTCATGCGCCTTCAAGTGCAGTCGGATGCTCCGCGCGAAGTATTCGAGCAGGCTCTCGCCCCCGTGACCGAGCGGTACGCGATGGAGTGGCAACTCGACGTTGTGGGGCGCCCGCTGCGCACGCTCGTGTTGGCATCCAAGGCCGGACACTGCGTCAACGACCTTCTCTACCGTCAACGTGCTGGCCAGCTGCCGATCGAGATGCCGTTGATCATGAGCAACCACCCCGACCTTGGCTCGCTCGCCGCGTTCTACGAAGTGCCGTTCGAGTCGCACACCGTCACGACACCCGGCCAGAAGTTGGCCTTCGAAGACCGCATTCTCGAGGTCGTGGAGCAACACGACATCGAGCTCGTCGTGCTCGCCCGCTACATGCAGATTCTCTCCCCCGAACTGTGCGCGCAGCTGAGCGGCAAGATCATCAACATTCATCACTCCTTCCTGCCCGGCTTCAAGGGTGCGAACCCTTACAAGCAAGCGCACGCTCGCGGCGTGAAGCTCATCGGTGCAACCGCCCACTTTGTGACGAGCGACCTCGACGAGGGCCCGATCATCGAGCAAAACGTCGTGCGCGTCGATCACGCCAGCACGTCAAGCGAACTCAGGTCGATCGGTCAAGACGAAGAAAGCCGCACCCTCACGCAGGCCGTGAAGTGGTTCGCCGAAGACCGCGTGCTGCTCGATGGTGCGCGCACGATCATCTTTCGCTAG
- a CDS encoding DUF1697 domain-containing protein, which yields MTNYVALLRGINVGGSNVISMASLKECFADAGFGDVRTYIQSGNVVFASDVTSSAELEVTIERMLRERLGTDILTVVRSRDEFTATVAAAPSDHGSAEFLSDVLFLKRPLTAAEAITLVPELNEQVDSVSAGPDALYFSRTVIDSAKSRIDRLRVNRLSKRMTVRNWRTTLKLRDLLDGA from the coding sequence ATGACGAACTATGTGGCGCTGCTTCGCGGAATCAACGTTGGCGGCTCAAATGTGATCAGCATGGCGTCGCTGAAAGAGTGCTTTGCCGATGCCGGCTTCGGTGACGTGCGCACCTACATCCAGAGCGGCAACGTCGTGTTCGCCTCCGACGTGACGAGCAGCGCCGAGCTCGAGGTCACGATCGAGCGGATGTTGCGCGAGCGCTTGGGCACCGACATCCTCACCGTCGTGCGTTCCCGCGACGAGTTCACGGCGACCGTAGCAGCCGCTCCGAGCGATCACGGTTCCGCGGAGTTTCTGAGCGATGTGCTCTTTCTCAAGCGGCCTCTCACTGCAGCGGAAGCGATCACCCTTGTGCCCGAACTCAACGAACAGGTTGACTCTGTCTCAGCAGGCCCAGACGCGCTCTACTTTTCGCGCACGGTCATCGATTCAGCGAAATCGCGCATTGACCGCTTGCGCGTTAACCGCCTGTCGAAGCGTATGACGGTGCGCAATTGGCGCACGACCCTCAAGCTTCGTGACCTGCTTGACGGGGCCTAG